The DNA segment AGAGTATCAAGACAGCACATGATAGACAGACAAGTTACGCCAACACCAAGCGCATACCTTTGCATTTTGAGACAGGGGAACATGTCTTCTTGCGAGTTTCTCCTTTTAGGaaagtgatgaggtttggtctcaagggAAAGCAAGCGCCGAGATTCATTggcccgtttgagatcttggagaaagtCGACGATGTGGCCTACCATTTGGCATTACCTCCATATCTATCCGGTATTCATAATGCATTCCATGTATCGCTACTTCGTtagtatgtggcagatgagttgCACATTCTGCATCTGACGGAGATTCAGCTAG comes from the Henckelia pumila isolate YLH828 chromosome 1, ASM3356847v2, whole genome shotgun sequence genome and includes:
- the LOC140864482 gene encoding uncharacterized protein — protein: MASFEAIYGRRCRTLIFWDELGKRQVEGPEMIQQIVDKVELIKKSIKTAHDRQTSYANTKRIPLHFETGEHVFLRVSPFRKVMRFGLKGKQAPRFIGPFEILEKVDDVAYHLALPPYLSDELHILHLTEIQLELDLSYVEKPLRILDRKYKVLRNKRIPLVMVQWQ